In Oncorhynchus masou masou isolate Uvic2021 chromosome 11, UVic_Omas_1.1, whole genome shotgun sequence, the genomic stretch AGTGCCTGCACTTTtgattgaacacacacacacacacacacacacacacacacacacacaaacaagaatcaTAATATCTCCATGAATTGAATGTTATGTGTAATATGCTATTCATCCCATCTTAGGTGTGGATGGATGCAGGCACACAGATTTTCTTCTCCTATGCTATCAGCTTGGGGTTTCTCACATCCCTGGGCAGCTACAACAGTTACAACAACGACTGCTACAAGTGAGTCACTGGCATAGGGATGTATAGAGGACACACATGCCACAAACCTCACTTTTTTTAGCATGGGCAGCATCATTGAAGTACTTCagcattttaaagtagtcaaccgGGTGGGACTTCTTATGTGGGATCACAGGTCAGtcggagggatcagccaatgactTATACTCCTGAGCAAACATTCCTGCACtacaggtggcagtaaatcaccaaccttaAAGCTGCCCGTGCTCTCACAGAAGCAATACATACAAAGATAAGGAGTGTGCCCTCTTTCCAACTCTATGGTCTCCGGAGAGTCAGTGAAACACACCCCCAGTCTGACTGCTTGACActgattaaaaataaatactgcAGATTTATAGGATTAAGAGACTTTGGGAATCACTCACAAGTTATAAAGTATCTCCAGGCCAAAGATAGATCAATATTTCCCCTAACATGTAATTTGGTATTTTTTTCCCCAGGGACTGTTTTTACCTGTGTCTTCTAAACAGTGGCACCAGCATCGTGTCAGGCTTTGCAATCTTCTCTGTTTTGGGCTTCATGACCTATGAACAGGGGGTGTCCATTGAAGAGGTGGCTGAGTCAGGTAAACGCTGATACtgtaacattacatttacatttaagtcatttagcagacgcaacAGACAAGAGAGATGGATTTTACCATTAGAATGTTTGACATTATTCCATAGAAGATCATAATGCCGTAAAAGCCAAAGGTCACAGATAGTTCACACCAAATTCATCCACAATGGCTGTGAAAACGTCTTATAGTAAGTAATCTTCTTTAAATAAAAAACGTTTATTTGGTTATATTTCTATATGTGACCGACCACCtcgatttggtcttatgtagcaacatttgaaatggttggaaactcagagctacaaaatggtatatcatacacaacagttgaggaacaatgggaaagtaattctgctttgaaagtagATTCatttgtaaccccacttttgagaaaatggctctTGAATatttttggtacacctactggagagctcttctttgtctacacctattcagcatcgttcacaccctcttaagccttagctccacccattcagcatcgttcacaccctcttaagccttagctccacccattcagcatcgttcacaccctcttaagccttagctccacccatctctttaaggattcacatgtcaggccatgtgctaaacagagtgagtaaggtaatgtagtaaacaaccaaagatttcaagactaaaagtggtgaaagAGCCTTcaataaggaaaaactccaggaAAAAATGcactttatctagtccttggcctaagtcctaatctgactttggtgcaggtcatgttgttcttcacattaccgtttctagtaaacacacactatatcaaataaaaccaaagttaatttgtcacatgcacaggatacagaagctGTAAGCGGTACAGTGAAATTGTTACTTGCATATCTGCATTgtagcaatatcaaaaatagaaagtgtccagataaaaatattgtATAAATCTTTTATCATTATTAGAAGATGCTTGAATAGTGTCATAAATAATTGCTATAAGcaccccccagccacatctagctaactGGATGGGACACTATTGTCTAGACacgttcatgaaatacaatagaaggccgtaatcacccccagacacacctggcaaacttgatgggtcatgtagctagctcgctaacattaggctataactagcaatgccaATGGATTTCTGAGATACAACTAAAATGaccacacagatcatacacgtaacgttagctagcgagccagcgaGCTATGTTCGCTAGTTAGTGaacagtatgctttaacttgcaatTAAAGTGACTTTCTGGCAAAATTAGGCTCGTAATTTAATAATTTTATTTGTATTACAGACGGCATTcaggtttgttattaaggcacatgaaagttcacatgtgcCAAAAGGTAGttctgccaaaaaacgcattttgataaataataaaaaataattacgTTCAAATGCCTcccctgtgaagtagtgacaatCGACATATGCCTAGCTTCCTGAAATGGGTCACGtgtgtgtaacggttttcctcctcttctgaggaggagtaggaaggatcagaccaatatgcagcgtggtacgtgtccatgttaatatttatttaaactgaacacaaaaacaaaataacaagagaACGAATGAAAacgaaacagaaaacaactactcACAAATTATAgtggggaaaacaggctgcctaagtatggttctcaatcagagacaaccataaacggctgcctctgattgggaaccataccaggccaaacacagaaatacaaaaacatagaacacatagaatgcccaccccaactcacgccctgaccaaactaaaatagagacataaaaaaggaactaaggtcaggacgtgacagtgtGTTTCATTACTGAGCCATTTGTTTAACAAAttggacatacagtatataatttCTGAGGATAATATTTCCGCAATACAGTTAACAAAAAAATGTGTCCATTTCTGTGTGCCCATTAGAGTTAAATATTTCCCgttattttacaaatgttccatcccgGGAATAAATCACTTTTCGCCAAGGTATTTCCCTCAAACCGGAAGTGTAATTCAAAAGCATTATAAAGCATatgcagtgccttcggaaagaattcagacaccttgacattttccacattttgtattgttacagcctttttctaaaatggattcagaccctttgctatgagacttgaaattgagctcaggtgcatcctgcttccattcatcatccttgagatgtttctacaacttcattggagtcctcCTGTGGTAATTTAAATTGactggatatgatttggaaaggcacacacctgtctatataaggtctcttagttaacagtgcatgtcagagcaaaaactaagccatgaggtcaaaggaattgtccgtagagctccgagacaggattgtgtcgaggcagaggtctggggaagggtacctaaacgtttctgcatcattgaaggtccccaagaacagagtggcctccatcattcttaaatggaagaagtttggaagcaccaagactcttccaagagctggacgtccatccaaactgagcaatcgggggagaagtgccttggtcaggtaggtgaccaagaacccaatcttcactttgacagagctctagaattcctccgtggagatgggagaaccttccagaaggacaaccatctctctagctaccaaccaggcctttatggtagagtggccagacagaagccactcctcagtaaatggcacatgacagcccccttttagtttgccaaaaggcacctaaagattctcagaccatgagaaacaagattctatggtctgatgataccaagattgaactctttggcctgaatgccaagcaccacatctggaggaaacctggcaccatccctacgatgaagcatggtggtggcagcatcatgctgtggggatgtttttcagcggcagggactgggagcctAGTCAGGATTCAGGCAAagatggagcaaagtacagagagatccttgatgaaaacgcgctccagagcgctcaggagattcatcttccagcatgacaacgacactaagcacacagccaagacaatgcaggagtggctttgagacaagtctctgaatgtccttgagttgcccagccagagcccggacttgaacccgatcaaacatctctggagagacctgaaaatagctgtgcagtgacactccgcatccaacctgacagagcttgagaggaactgcagagaagaatgggagaaactccccaaatacaggtatgccaagcttgtagggtcatacccaagaacactcaaAACTgaaatcactgccaaagatgcctcaacaaagtacagagtaaagggtctgaatacatatgtaaattaaACTCCAACAGGCTCGAGAAGTGAAGGTTGagtcgtgcgtcctccgaaacatgacccgcaaAACCACACTTCTTAACACCTGcctgcttaacccagaagccagacacccaatgtgtcggaggaaacactgttcacctgATGACGTAAGTAAGCCTGCAGGCACCCTGCCCGAAACAAGGAGTCTCTAGAGCATGATGAACCAAGTAAACCCCTCCAGCCataccctcccctaacccggatgatgctgggagaattgtgcgccgccctatgggactcccgatcatggccggttgtgatacagcccgagatCGAGCCAGGTTCTATAGTGATGCCtatagcactgcgatgcagtgccttagaccgctgcaccattcGGGAGCCCTTTGATTAGAGCTTTGATCAAACATTTTATcctgatgctacctgagcctgatgagccatatattaaatacattttatgagccctacattaaagacatttcatGAGCCCATGCCCAAAAAAGCCCAAATGATTGTGTCATTATCCAATGCATACTGTATATGTTATATTGGCTAGTGCACATTAAGcccagaaaaaaaaacataacaaAAAACATAAAAGCCCATAGATAGAGCTAGCCATATGCTCTCTTGATTAAAAACATTTAACAAGCTCCAGTTGGCTGATCATTTTTAGTGTGAACTGTATTACTGTAAtgcattatactgtattatatggaCTGGAATTACGCACCTCGTTTAAAACCATTACAAAGAAAGGAAAGAACATGTGATTCTGGTGCAGCTCATGTGGTTTACAAAATTACAAGTATAGGCTAGCAAATgtgattttaattttgaaatATAATGGGGCCTATTTGTATAATTAGTAGGCTGACTCATATACACCTTTCATAATATTTCCTCCAATGTTATTGGCCGACctcctttcttttcctctctctagtGTTGCTTCATGCCTTCCTTGCTTTCAACAGTTAAATGAAATACGTTTTGTTCTTATCTGCATAATTCTAGTGACATCCTTGAATAATATAGGAGTAGGATGAGATGCAGAAGGTTTTCACTTCTCTTCACAAagattgaatggttatgggtctgaataaataactgtTATTATAGCCTACCGCCATCGTGGGTTCCCTCTTCTTTCAAATTACCCGAGAGTTCTGttggctgctgtatttaacattcagcaaaCAAGAGCTTGCGTACCTCTTCGAATATTCAAGAAATGCTAAAAATAAAAGAATGTCCAGCAAGCTATTCTAGTCTAGCTTTTCCTGCATGGGACTCCAAGAGCTAAGGAGCGTTTTTTAAGGAGAGAGGCCAGCGGAGCACAGGGGCGTGCGTATTGCGCCAGAGACAGAGGCTATACATTAGAAGTTTATGTCACACCCTGTCCATAGAGAGGCTTTTGTTCTCTATTtttgttaggccagggtgtgactagggtgggcattctagtttctttatttctatgttttctgtttctatgttttggcagggtatggttctcaatcagggactatcattgtctctgattgggaatcatacttaagCAGCCCTTTttccaccttagttgtgggtagttgactttgttatTGGCCTGTATAGCACTAGTAAGCTTCACGTTAgtttttgttgtttcttgttgGCGACATTCATAATAAagagaaatgtacgctcaccacgttGCACCTTGGTTCGGTCATTTCCCTGATGACGTTCGTGACAGCTTATTATGCATTATATTACTATATCATAGGCTACCCGTCAAAATAATAAAAGTTACCATGatgagatgataggtctacatgcaTTGTGAATTGCGTTCCACACTGAGATAGGCTGTCTGTCCCCAACCTGTGCGTTGATGATTCATCATGCATTAAGCAGAGAGATGGCCGTAGAGAAGCCAGATTTATATTTTAACAGTTCAATTTCACGTcatgctgttcatataaataatTATAATTCACCAGTTTCTCGCAGTTGTTTTTCCCGGGAGAAGGAAATGGTTTTGGGTGGTTAATATCTGTAAATCTTGGCCACCGGGTTCCCGCCATTCATCCCTAGTGAGCATGcctacatgcgtgtgtgtgtgtgtgtacgttacATGTACATGCTGGGCGAGGCCAGTCAAGGGTGAGGTCAGGTTTAGGCCATGTGTTCAGTCAGTGTGTGCAGTTATGTGTAGTCAGCGTGCACTGTAGTGACACAAATTGCACAGTGTGCAGTGATTGAGTGTACTCAGGCAGTGTTCCTATCTTTGTacaggtcctgggctggcatttATTGTGTACCCTCGAGCAGTAGCCATGATGCCCATGTCTCAGATCTGGTCTGCCTGTTTCTTCATCATGATCATCCTTCTGGGTCTGGATAGCCAGGTAAGTGTCCCTCTTTCTCCCATACACACTGAAGCTTTTTCTAACAACATGAACTTAGTTATTGTCAACTGTTTGTCAAACATGGCTTAACAGGTCTGGGCTTAAATTCCGTTTCAATTCAGGAATGAAGTCAACTccaattgtattttatttcaatGTGTTTACATTTTAAGGAGAAAATGTAAGTTTGTCtttaattgaaatggaattgaccatAACGGACATGAACTCAAACTATACATCTAATCTCGCTCTCCCTatatttctcccctctccctctctagttTGTTGGGCTGGAGTGTTTGATGACATCTGTTGCGGATCTGTTCCCTACCTATCTGCGCCGTGAGTTCAGGAGAGAGCTGCTGTTGCTGGCTATCTGCACAATAGGCTTCATACTGGGGCTTGCCCTGGTCACAGAGGTAAGAGACCAATGCATCACCCATACTGTTAGTCTATGACTAGTGCCCGGTGTTTTACCAGGGGTCatattcataaagcgtctcagagaaggagtgctgatctagggatCACAAACTGATCCAAGACACAGGCCCTTGACAGGTCATGTTCCTGAACATGCCCAAACTGTATTCATACACCCACACATGTTGTTGGTTGGTATATAAGGTTTGTGAGTAGTGACTATAAGTGTGTATAGGTACAATGCAGTCGCTAAGTATTCAAgtcccttgacttgttccacattttgttatgttaccttattctaaaatgtattaaatagattttttcccctcaatctacacacaataccccatagttacaaagcaaaaacagatttagaAATGTTACATATTAATTCTAaattaaaaaaactgaaatatcacatttatatagaGTAAGTATTCatacactttactcagtactttgttgaagcacctttggcagcgattacgccttgagtcttcatgggtatgacgctaccagcgtggacacctgtatttggggagtttctcacattcttctctgcagatcctctcaagctccgtcaggttggatgtggagcattgctgcacagctatttttaggtatCCAAAGATATTcaaagtccaggctctggcttggccactcaaggacatttggAGACCtttccagaagccactcctgcattgtcttggctttgtgcttagggtcgttgtcctgttggaaggtgaaccttcgccctagtctgagggcctgagcgctctggagcaggtttacatcaaaggaactctgtactttgctctgttcatctttccctcgatcctgactaggcTCCCActccttgccgctgaaaaaccaTGCTTgaccgtagggatagtgccaggttttctccagaggtgacgcttggcattcaggccaaagagttcaatcttggtttcatcagaccagagaatcttgtttctcatggtctgagagtactttacgtgccttttggcaaactccaagcaggctgtcatgtgcctttttactgaggagtagcttccgtctggccactctaccataaaggcctgattggtggagtgctgcagaaaaggttgtccttctggaaggttctcccatctccacggaggaactccacggccagctctagaaagtgtcttggtggttccaaacttgttccatttaagaatgatggaggccactgtgttctttgggacttTCAATACTCCAgaagtgtgttggtatccttcccagatctgtgctttgaaacaatcctgtctcgaagctctacggacaaccttcgacctcatggcttagttcttgcactgtcaactgtgggaccttatatagacaggtgtgtgcctttccaaatcatgtccaatcaattgaatttacaacaggtggactccaatcaagttgtagaaacatctcaaggatgatcaatggaagcaggatgcaccagagctcaatttcgagtctcatagcaaagggtctgaatccttatgtaaataagatatttctgtttttatttgaataaattagcaaaaatgtctaaacctgttttcactatcattatgtggtattgtgtgtagattaatgaggattttttaaatttaatacattttagaataaagctgtaacgtaacaaaatgtggaaaaaaataaaaaataatcaaaaACATTGGGTATGTTGAAGTGTTATGTTTGGTGTGGGTAAAGTCATGACAAGGTTTTGTTTTTACTCCAGGGAGGGATGTACCTGCTTCAGCTGCTAGACCACCATGTGTGCAGTGGGACCACCCTGCTACTGCTGGCCATTTGTCAGTCTGTCTGCATTGCCTGGGTCTATGGTGAGTCATACACTGCCTATAGGTCATAGCAACATACTCACTTTAGAATAATGGCATCTGTCTGAAGGCAATAGGGAATTCAACCAATGGTGACATGGTGATTTGTGACTTTTTGTGACGTGCCCCCCTTGAACTATAGGTGCTGAACGTTTCTATGGTAACATCAGTGATATGATTGGCTACAGACCTCTGCCTTTGATGAAGTACTGCTGGCTCTACATCACTCCTACAGTGTGCACAGTAAGAATTCAGTAATAAAagggctaatattaatactatgcatgccaatATCACTTCTTggttttataagaaacattaatgtgttggtAATTCCAAATTGTATGCCTAGTCAACTGTCATGGGAATTCAACACCAGGGACAGCTGAAGTCAATATTAAATGAATAATTATGTATTGTCAGcaagctggagaggttccaacaaacGTAGTGCACCATAGTACAGGTCGGTCAGGAGCTCTGTCGGGGCAGTCCCGTTAGTTCTCTTATATACTGCTTACACAGACACGTTATATTAGCATGATTTACAATTTCCTTTATTCATCGTTAATTCATCACACATTTACTTGGATCCACTTCAATTTTGTACTGTTCCACATAATGGAAACAGATTATTGTTTTAGCTGACATTAACTTCATACTTAAATCACTGGTGTTACCCAAACTATAGAATTGAGTAATAATAATTTACaatggtaaaaaaaatgtatcttttTCAATTATTCATACAGCACACAGTGCTGACACGCACActtaccccacaagacatgccaccaggggtcttttcacagtctccaggtccagaacaaattcaaggaaacatacagtattatacagagccatgagtgcatggaactcccttcaaTCTTATATAGCGCAAGGAAACagaaaacctggtttcaaaaaacagagtaacacctcacagcacaatgcctctcccccatgtgacctacttgttgtgtgtatgtactgacatgtatgtgtagctgatagagtcacacacacacactacatgttaatgtttttaaatatatgtaaattgtaaagtcttttgtctgtaatgtcttttttgtTACGTGTCGGACCCCggtaagactagctgtctccattggcGTCGGCGAATGGGGATCCTCATAAATCAaaacactgtctcactgtcttgtCTCGCTTTCCGTACACCtcactctctgtgtttctctttctgcttctctctctaacacGCAGACGGTCTTGCCTCATGTCAGATCTCTATGTTGAGAGTGTGAGTGTTAATATCGTTTTGTAATGATTTGCTTTTCTCTCCCAAACCATAGGCTACCTTCATCTTCTCCATAGTCAAGTACTCACCATTGAAGTTCAGCAACACATATGTTTATCCGGTCTGGGCTAACATCATTGGCTGGTTCATTGCCactatctccctctccttcatcccGCTATGGATGGTCTACAAAATGGCCAACAGCAATGGAACCCTGCACCAGGTGAGCTCAAGTCAATATATTTCAACATCTTTAGACAGGCTTGTGTTGTCTAGTTTAGGTTAGACTAGTTTATAGTCCCATTCTTTCACATGCGCTCCTATTATGATCCTGCaatattattttcctgctgtgagaaggtcaaattaagatccaaatCTGTAACAGAACAGAACTTAAACCAGTTGGATATGTCAGTAATAGCGATTCGTCAAGCTACACAAATATGACACAAACATGTTGGAGCTGTCAATTAAATTCTTAACACATACATTGTTTCTTATCATGGAGTATAAATAATTGTAATCAACAACTTGATACTTATGGAAACAGTGAATACTTTTTCAGTTCAGATCCTCAATTTAAGTTGTTTCCTTTTCTCCCATCTGTATGAGCTATTTGTCACCCGTCTCATGTTCGACAATATCAATTTACTGTCTTTATACTTCTCAGCGATTCTCTGTGCTCTGTCGGCCTGTGGACGACCTCCCcgtgaaccacacatgcagatcaGATGGCCCTCTTCATCTGGCGACCTCTGACGTCATGAGCTCCAGCATGGAGCTGAAGCCTCTGTCCTTCACAGCGGGAGATAAGGACGCACTGTGAACTCTCACAGAGAGATGTAAATCTTTAATCCATTGGTGGTGCCAATGTATAATGTTTTGCACATGCAAAAAAAATACACGTTTGTTTGTGCTTAGTCTTCACATCGGCAGTGGCGCCATCCAGAAACAGCCACCCTCTTGGCCCACACATGCATTGTTGGATTTTAGTTTGACGTTTGTCTATACAGAGTGATGTGGAGAACACAGACTCAGAGTCATGTATAGCATCTCTGAATGCAGCCTTTACCTCACTGCAATGCATCAATGGGACATTGTGCTCCTTTTGTAACCTGGTTCCAAATCTGTTAGTGCTCTTGTTAACTCCATTGCTGTCATTTTCAGGTCCAAAAATTCCATTAGGCA encodes the following:
- the LOC135547885 gene encoding sodium- and chloride-dependent GABA transporter 2-like, producing MMPSTANGQAKLKELEARGNWGSKAEYILTVMGAIIGPGNVWRFPYLCYKNGGGVFFIPYVLFLVTCGIPLFFLETSLGQYTSQGGITCWRKMCPLFEGMGYACNLVISFSAISYIVILAWAFFYLFSSFSAELPWASCGNWWNTDSCMDDSKQNRSTNLTSRQNTTLPVMEFWERRVLNISGGIEKMGNIRWELALCLLLTWVICYFCVWKGIKSTGKAAYFTATFPYAMLLVLLIRGVTLPGAIDGIIFYIYPDISRLTDPQVWMDAGTQIFFSYAISLGFLTSLGSYNSYNNDCYKDCFYLCLLNSGTSIVSGFAIFSVLGFMTYEQGVSIEEVAESGPGLAFIVYPRAVAMMPMSQIWSACFFIMIILLGLDSQFVGLECLMTSVADLFPTYLRREFRRELLLLAICTIGFILGLALVTEGGMYLLQLLDHHVCSGTTLLLLAICQSVCIAWVYGAERFYGNISDMIGYRPLPLMKYCWLYITPTVCTATFIFSIVKYSPLKFSNTYVYPVWANIIGWFIATISLSFIPLWMVYKMANSNGTLHQRFSVLCRPVDDLPVNHTCRSDGPLHLATSDVMSSSMELKPLSFTAGDKDAL